From a region of the Chloroflexota bacterium genome:
- the radC gene encoding DNA repair protein RadC, whose translation MSNYFISVKELPSSEQPRERLRDFGPQALSDAEILAILLRVGVQGMNVIQLAQLLLREHGGWHGLQKIEFSDLCRVRGMGEAKAAHIKAALEIGRRLLLAAPNQPLQITSPADVVGLLQVEMSHLDKEHLRVVILNTKNHVLKIENVTIGSLNSASVRIAEVFREPIRLNAAAIIVVHNHPSGDPTPSPDDILVTKQLIQAGQLLDIDVLDHLVIGQARWVSMRERRLAWL comes from the coding sequence ATGAGCAACTATTTTATCTCAGTTAAAGAATTACCTTCCAGCGAACAGCCACGGGAACGCCTGCGCGACTTTGGGCCACAAGCGCTGTCTGATGCTGAGATTTTGGCGATTTTGCTGCGGGTTGGCGTGCAGGGAATGAACGTGATTCAGCTAGCCCAATTATTGCTGCGCGAGCATGGCGGCTGGCATGGTCTACAAAAAATCGAATTCAGTGATTTATGTCGAGTACGTGGCATGGGCGAAGCTAAAGCTGCGCATATCAAAGCAGCCCTCGAAATTGGGCGGCGCTTGTTGCTCGCAGCGCCCAATCAGCCCTTGCAAATCACCTCGCCAGCCGATGTGGTGGGATTATTGCAAGTTGAAATGAGCCATCTGGACAAGGAGCATCTGCGGGTGGTGATTCTCAATACCAAAAACCATGTGCTGAAAATTGAAAACGTGACAATTGGCTCGTTAAATAGCGCTAGCGTGCGGATTGCCGAGGTCTTTCGTGAGCCAATTCGCCTGAATGCGGCGGCAATTATTGTGGTACATAATCACCCTAGCGGCGATCCAACGCCCTCACCCGATGATATTTTGGTCACCAAGCAACTGATTCAGGCTGGGCAATTGCTCGATATCGACGTGCTTGACCATCTGGTGATCGGTCAAGCACGTTGGGTCAGCATGCGCGAACGGCGGCTGGCATGGTTATAA
- a CDS encoding GAF domain-containing sensor histidine kinase produces the protein MSNDPAVLARRNHELMILNQIAEALNRSTQLDQALQTVLELVAELLGLHTGWVWLLREDQTTHYLAAAYHLPPVLCHPQALEDDCYCLERFRDDDLERAANISVIRCTRLRHVPQGTEVRFHSSIPLMAHGRKLGVFNVASPDWCELSADDLRLLHTVGDLLSMAIERTRLFERSLSLGAVEERNRIAREIHDTLAQGLTAVLLQLETADALFETGATERGRAKIQQALQWTRYNLDEARRSVLDLRAAPLEGRSLVEALATLKHEHDPFSFDVQTIGALQPLPLRIEVGLLRIVQEALNNVRQHAQASAVVIEYHATPTQIEICVHDDGCGFDPTLPKPQHFGLIGMNERTRLLSGSLEIKSTLGAGTEVCIVVPLGSTK, from the coding sequence ATGAGCAATGATCCAGCGGTTTTGGCTCGCCGAAACCATGAATTGATGATTTTGAACCAAATTGCCGAGGCGTTGAATCGGAGTACGCAGCTTGATCAGGCTTTGCAAACCGTTTTAGAATTAGTGGCTGAGTTGTTGGGCTTGCATACAGGTTGGGTTTGGCTGTTGCGCGAGGATCAAACGACCCATTATTTGGCCGCCGCCTATCATCTGCCGCCTGTGTTGTGCCACCCCCAAGCCTTAGAAGACGATTGTTATTGCTTGGAGCGTTTTCGCGATGATGATTTGGAACGGGCTGCCAACATTAGCGTGATTCGTTGCACGCGCTTGCGCCATGTTCCGCAAGGCACCGAGGTGCGTTTTCACTCGTCAATTCCGTTGATGGCCCATGGGCGCAAGCTTGGGGTGTTTAATGTGGCTAGCCCTGATTGGTGTGAATTGAGCGCTGATGATTTGCGTTTGTTGCACACCGTCGGTGATTTGCTGAGCATGGCGATTGAACGCACCCGCCTATTTGAACGCTCGCTCAGCTTGGGTGCGGTTGAAGAGCGTAACCGGATTGCCCGCGAAATTCACGATACTTTGGCCCAAGGCTTAACTGCGGTGTTATTGCAACTTGAAACTGCCGATGCCCTATTTGAAACTGGAGCAACCGAGCGTGGCCGGGCCAAAATTCAGCAAGCGCTACAATGGACGCGCTATAATCTTGATGAGGCGCGGCGTTCGGTGCTGGATCTGCGGGCGGCTCCGCTCGAAGGCCGTAGTTTGGTTGAAGCCTTGGCCACCTTGAAGCATGAGCATGACCCATTTAGCTTTGACGTGCAAACGATTGGCGCGTTGCAGCCGTTGCCCTTGCGGATCGAAGTCGGGTTGTTGCGAATTGTGCAAGAAGCCTTGAATAATGTGCGTCAGCATGCCCAAGCTAGCGCTGTGGTGATTGAATATCACGCTACGCCAACCCAGATTGAAATTTGCGTGCATGATGATGGCTGTGGCTTTGACCCAACTTTGCCCAAGCCCCAACATTTTGGCCTGATTGGCATGAATGAGCGTACTCGTTTGCTGAGCGGCAGCCTTGAAATCAAAAGTACCCTTGGCGCAGGGACTGAGGTTTGTATTGTTGTGCCACTGGGGAGTACCAAATGA